GTCGTGATCATCACCGCCGCGATGCGAGGACATCATGGCCCGGTTAGCACGGGCCTCAGCCAGGCGACGCTGGCGAGGAGTGGGCTTGAAGTCGACGACTAGATCTGGCTGCACCTTTCGCTTGTACTGCAAGCGATGGCGACGGCCCTTCATGTGCATCTCTTTGGCATTCGGGTCGTTGAACTTACAATCGCATAGCTTGCAGTTGAAGCTCAATATCTTGCCCTCTTCGTCCTTGACCTCCTCAATATACTCGCCACCCACCGGCTTAATGTTGTCCGTGTTTTCGCCCAGCGAATCGTCCAAGTTATCATCGAGGTCTCCAGCTGCGTCGCTCTCGTTCGCGCCGCCTTCGGTCTTAACAACAGCAGCGCCGGCTGCTCCACCAGCCCCAACAGCAGCGGGCACAAAGTTGATCTTGCCCATCTTTTTGGGCTCTTCCGATGGAATGGGTTTGCCCAGTTTCTGATGCAACTTGACAACCTTCTGATGCTTGGCTCCGCGCACATGAGCGGCATATGCGTCCGTACCAGTGCATGTCACATCGCACAGCTCGCAGTGGTAGTTGTTACCACGATTTTGTGTAGTACTGGTGGCACTAGCAGACATCTTGAGCGAAGCCTCGCGTTTCTTGTGTTTCTGACCCTCTAGATGCTCGCGATAGGTCTGCGGTCCGGCGCACGAGATCTTGCACACTTCGCAGTAGTGCAGCTGCTGGGGACGTGGTGGTGCCTTAGGACGCATACCCCTTATGGCCGGAGCTCCCGGAATGGTGGGTCCCATCTTGCGCTGATACCAGTTATTGGCGCCGCCATTTGGCTTTTGGTTAGGATTGCCCTGATGCTGTTGGGCCACATACATGCTAGCCGCATTGTAGAGAGCTGTATCATAGCCACTGTAATTGTTGCCCGCCGGAGGAGCCGAACTAGGCGGCTTGGGACCACCATTCGACTTGTCCATCTTGCCCTTAACCTGATTTTTGACTGGCGGAGCCGAGTAGTGCGTTTTGCTGACCGAGGCTGTCGAACCGGAGGCGTTGTAGCTGGCCGACGATTGCTGATAGAATGTCTTGGAGGCGTCGTACGATTGCATGGCACTGCGGTAGTCGGCGTAACCACCGTAACCCCCCGCCCCTGGGCCGGAGGGAGCGCCAGCGcccgctcctgctgctccgccgTAACCACCCTGTCCGGCGGCCACAGCGGCATTCTGATAGGCGGCCGCATTCGCGTAGGTGGCATTGGTTACCGCCGGGTACGAGACCTGGCCCGTATTGTACTGGGTGCCGCCGTAGTTAAACCCGGcgtagttgttgttggccattgTCGTCGGTGTGCTGCAATTACGGAAATCGAATTTGTTTGACAATCTTTTTGCTGTTTAGTAGTTTACtattggcatttgcattttgtatcAGTCCCCATTCCCACCAAGTGCTCTACTTACATTAACTGTCCTATCCGACTGACTGTCAATATTTATGGGACTTCGAATGCGGATTTATTCGGGAATTTATATGTGCTTTCCGCGTAATAGCCTGTTTATAGCTGTAAAGGCAAAGTGGTCTTAGTCACGTCATGTTGAAGAAGGGGCTCCCCCACCACTTTCCCATCCGTTTTTCATCTCCTTTTCTATATCGATTTTTACCCTGCAACTTTAGACGCACTTTTCGCGTGCCTAGTCCACATGTGAGTGAACACACGTGGCGAACTCCTTTCCAACGGCACTTTAGCTCAAGTTGCGCATGGCTAAATTACAGTTAATAGAAATTATAATTACCTCAATtctgttaaataaaattttcctTCTGTCTATATGCGCCGGTAATAGTGTGGCCGCAGAGTTATCGAAAAATTATACCGTTAAGACAGAAAATACTGTTTGTACCATTTTCCTTGTATACCATTATAAATATACCATTGCAATATAtatgttgtttatttaatttaataagttaaatataacTAATGGGCACGgtctattatttttatgaaaaagCCGTCATTTGTAGGATATAAGTAATTACTGATTTCATCATAAATCAACCTGAAGAATTAATTTACCAGTGAAATGTTGTGCAGGAGATCAGTATTCCCAAGATAccaaaaactaacaaaaatagaATCGCGTTGGTGGTGTGGCGTGTAAGGTACGACTATCGATTGTTTAACCGTAACGAAATACTATTTCTTCACCGAATATATTtagtattaaatataataaatatattgggAAATCACTACCTTTATTTCTAGTATTTTCTTTCGGTATCGCGTTTATCACGGTGATATTCAACCCACGACGGTCACACCGCACAACTCGTCCGTACCTCGGCGGTCCGTAAACAATATTTACTCGGTTTTCGGCTAAATCGCCAGAGAAACGCAACgggaaatcatttaaaatgcgCCCAAGTGCACCGAGCTTAAacgcaaaatgaattgaagTGAGTGCATCTGCCGCAGGGCCCAGAAAATTTCCCCCGACATTGCAGGCTGTACAAAACTGATACtgaaacacacgcacacagacgcaTAGACACGGACGTGGGTTTATGCCACCACCCGCTGGCCGCAAAAGTTGAAATTACTAATACTACGGTTGGCACGATGCTCCATATTGCCACTGGAGACATGTAAAAGTTGTAATCTTGTTTTTATCGCttacaatatttttaagtgGTTTCTCGAAAAAATactacatttttgtaataaaaaaacatcaaCTTTTAAGTGCTCCACTTTcgatttgaaatattttttaaacttgGTGCATTCATGAAGATGAAGCACTCGTCACCCGCATAAACGCGCAGCATTGCCAGATCGTTGGTTACGTGTTTTTCGCAAGCTATCTGGCAACGCCCGCCTCCCTCGATTTTCGCTTTGCACGCGCATTCGTGAAAATGGCGGCGTTCTGGCACCGTCGCTGCCAAATTTTTTGTACatcaaaataatcaaaataaagcATTCTTCCAGTGCTCAACAATCAGTCCATGCGAGCacgcgggtgtgtgtgtgcgcagGAAAAACCGCCGATCGGGAAAAGTGAAGAAAAGGCATAGCgaagcaaacaaaaggcaactTAGCGAGATAACACACACGCGACGACGACTGCAACGGATGCGCCAGGAGAAAGGCGACGATAGTGACGGCGAAGGCGAGTGCGAGTGAGCCAGCGCAGCACCAAGTCAGCGGAGCACCCGCTTTTTTGGTCAAGGTGAATGCGATTACCTGTGCGCGGCATCCAGGTGTCCGCAGCATCTGGTTTATGGCCCACGGTCGCCAGGTAGCCGGCGGTCAGGTAGCCCCTCCACCGCCTACCTGTTTCTCCACCGCCTCGAGCTTCATCTTGTATAAATACTAAAAGCGCCTTCCCTTGCATTGCAGTTCGCTTCTGGAGCGCACAGCATGCAACAACTCCGCCAACACCAACACAGGATGTGCGCAACTAGTTGATCGGAACAGGATCGCTCGCCCACACCACCACACAGAAGTCAAAGGAAGGGGAAGAACACACTCgccaaaaacataaacaccaCACAGCACGATGAACACCAGCCAGACAGCTGCCGGCAATCGCATCACCTTCACCAGCCAGCCGCTGCCCAATGGCACAATCAACATAGCCGGCAATCCCGGCGCGGTCATCTCCACGGCCCAGCTGCCGAATACCACCACCATCAAGACGATCCAGGCGGGGATCGGTGGTCAACATCAGGGACTTCAGCAAGTGCATCATGtccaacatcagcagcaggcgcaacagcaacaacagcagcagacgcAATCCGTAGGTGCCACCCAAACTCAAACCCTAGTTATTAAATCCAACCACCATGCTGTCACCCTGCCGGCGGGTCTAGTCTCAAGTGCACCAGCAGGAATCGTAACCATGACCAAGACCATCAATCAGGTATCCATATTAAAGCTAAACCCAATTCGGGCACTAGGCGATCGCAACTCGGGCGTATCTCTCGTCCAAATCTGTTCCATATTTAAATCCCTTTCAATTCCTCGCTCGAATCGGATAGTAGTGGTCGCACACACTTTGGTTGTATACTTTTATTATGCTTTCATCTGTCTACCTCGCTGCCCGAAAATCCTTTATCCTTATCCAAATGGGGTTAGTCCCAGGCTTTCCGCTTTAAACAATGTCCTTTAGTCCAGGTACATTTCCTATAAACATCAATATGAATTCTGAAATTAATTACTGAGTCTACAGTCAATTTTAAAACTGTATTAAAGTACGTTTTTTTCAGTTATTCcaatacttttatttaaatcagAACTTACAGCAGCTTAATACTTTTTCTTATATAAAAGATATATCTTAAAATGGATGTACCCTTTTCCATTGCCGAAAACTTTCCAAAAGATCAAATCCTTAACTACTATTAAAAAAACACGAACTAGCCCAACCGCAACCTTATTTTACATAAGTTCCAAACCATTACATTTGTAGAACTATTGCTTTTAGTGCTCGCTTTCTATAGAACAAATATAGTAGATCACACGCCTTCAAATTTGGTTAGCACTGAAAGAATCGGTTAAACAACTTATTTCCGCACTATTTCGGATCCTTTGACGAGCGATTAAGTCAACTGCTGCATGATGTAGGCTAACTTAGAACCCCGCAAACCTTTCGATGCATCCTCTGGTCCAAATAGACTTTGAAAAGATTGATGAAATAAACTAGTGAACGATTGATAGACTAATGATAATGTTGTGTATTTCCCAGGCCGGTCAGCCGCTGCTCAACTCAATGCTGCCGGCAGGCGTGGTGGTGGGCATGCGCCACCAGGCGCCgtcacagcagcagcagaagaatgTGCCCACCAACCCGCTCAGTCGTGTGGTGATCAACTCCCACATGGCGGGGGTTAGACCGCAGAGTCCATCGGTGAGTATGAAGGATAATGATGCTATTACTACGGTTGTTGTGGTGGGTTCTTCCCTACTAACTCACAGAACTCCCTAACCTAGCCACGCTCCTCACAAACAAGCATGTGCACAGCCCACCATTCACGCACACCATACACACCATACTCCAGCAGATGAAAACCGAGTATCTCTGTCTTCTCTCTCTACTTTTAGATAACTTTAAGCACACTTAATACGGGTCAGACCCCGGCATTGCTGGTCAAGACGGATAACGGATTCCAGCTGTTGCGCGTGGGCACGACGACGGGTCCGCCGACGGTGACACAGACTATAACCAACACcagcaataacagcaacaCGACAAGCACCACAAACCATCCCACAACCACACAGATCCGTCTGCAAACTGTGCCGGCTGCAGCTGTAAGTAGataccaacaacaacaacatcagcagcaacaacagcagcaatcgcaacagcagcaacaagctACCAACACTACCGCCAGCACTAGTATTGCACTGCGCAAAACGATTGTCCGTACTTCATCCACAGTCCCAtccagcaataataataataatagtatcaatgccaccaccaccaccaacaccaccaataccaacaacaacaacaaacccGCTACTaaccaccaacagcagcaacagaagctccaacagcagcaacatctgaaggcccagcagcaacagaaacagcaacaggcatccgctgccgctgctgctgcagcagctgccgccaaTGTGGCAGCCACCATAAAGATCAAGCAAAACGTAAAGAGAAGCCAGCAGGATATACTCCTACTCGAACATTTTTTTGCTCTTCTCTCCTCTGTTCTCCTTTGTCTGTTATGCATTTGGATTTGATCTTATTTATATAACTACTACGCTTCAGTTCCGTTTTGGTTCGTCACAATCGAACActtcattttgatttatcCAGAATACTTTCATATATGAgtgcatatataatatatatatgtaaatgtactGCATGCTGCGTTGTGTAACTGTCTGTGTATTTTCGATACTCCTtatttcgattcgatttagTTATATGCGCTGTACACGAGTTGCTGTTCCAGGCCAAACATAATGTAATAGGCCTGGCTTGGCTATTGGCTATCGGGTTGCCCCAGGCTTACCAACGATGTGTGCTGGGCTGTTGTCTTATTCCTAAAGGATTCGTTCttgattaatattttctaaCCGATTCTAATTATCTAAACCGAAATATGTGAATTAACCATATTCCTTTGCAAGGCAATTATTTTATCTACAGCATTAAATATAgtcattatattttattttcccaatttttagATGAGTTTAGTTTACCTAATGTCGTGTACTGAAATGTAATTACCTTATTCAAACTATAAATCTTTGTGTTTCCGAAAGAAATGAACCTTGCTTTTTAGGGCATTTTACTATAATGTAACCAGTTCACCTCATTATCCATGTCCCAGCCATAGCCCTGCCCCCTGCACACATAATTGGAAACCAGGACCCTAACCAATTTATCCTGAAAAAAGAACCGTCATCCATCTTTATTCCgctatgaaatatttttaataattattctaACGCTTTTTGGTCTTAATTTTGCACTACTATATTTgacttcaatttatttaaacaaatgaataactcattttccttttttttgctgcaGTCTATGACCAACACGACCGCCACCAGCAACATTATTGTCAATTCGGTGGCCAGCAGTGGATATGCAAACTCATCGCAACCGCCGCACCTTACGCAATTAAATGCGCAGGCGCCACAACTGCCGCAGATTACTCAGATCCAAACAATACCGGCCCAGCAGTCTCAGCAGCAGGTGAACAATGTAAGCTCCGCGGGAGGAACGGCAACGGCGGTCAGCAGTACGACGGCAGCGACGACGACGCAGCAGGGCAATACCAAAGAAAAGTGTCGCAAGTTTCTAGCCAATTTAATCGAATTGTCGACACGGGAACCGAAGCCGGTGGAGAAAAATGTGCGTACCCTCATCCAGGAGCTGGTCAACGCGAATGTCGAGCCGGAGGAGTTTTGTGACCGCCTGGAGCGCTTGCTCAACGCCAGCCCGCAGCCGTGTTTGATTGGATTCCTTAAGAAGAGTTTGCCTCTGCTTCGACAAGCACTATACACGAAGGAGCTGGTTATCGAAGGCATTAAACCTCCGCCGCAGCACGTTCTCGGCCTGGCCGGACTATCTCAACAGTTGCCTGTAAGTCTACCAAGCCCTCTGATTTTTGgagtttttattaattctctgtttctgttctttCTGTTTTAGAAAATCCAAGCGCAAATCCGTCCAATCGGTCCCAGTCAGACAACGACCATTGGACAGACGCAGGTGCGTATGATAACGCCGAACGCCTTGGGCACGCCGCGGCCCACCATTGGCCACACCACGATATCGAAGCAGCCGCCAAACATTCGGCTGCCTACGGCCCCGCGTCTTGTCAATACAGGAGGAATTCGCACCCAGATACCCTCGCTGCAGGTGCCTGGACAGGCGGTAAGTTTAAATTTATCTTATCAATTTGTTCTCATATAtcccatttgcatttgataaCTTTTGATCTGAAAAACCTTTTAATAGGGGCGTTTTCAGTCTTGAGCTAATCAATGATTTTAACCTTCTTACaggctatttatttatatttgataaAAACTCTGCCTCTATCGATATTAgataaattaaacatatacatattaatttgCAGAATATTGTGCAAATACGAGGACCGCAGCATGCTCAGCTGCAGCGCACGGGATCGGTCCAGATCCGGGCCACCAGTCGTCCGCCAAACAGTGTGCCCACCGCGAACAAACTCACTGCCGTCAAGGTGGGACAGACGCAAATCAAAGCGATTACGCCCAGCCTGCATCCACCCTCGCTGGCGGCCATCTCTGGGGGACCACCGCCGACGCCCACGCTGTCTGTTTTGTCTACGTTGAACTCCGCCTCGACCACATCGCTGCCGATACCGTCGCTACCCACGGTCCACCTTCCTCCCGAAGCTCTTCGAGCCCGTGAGCAGATGCAAAATTCACtgaaccacaacaacaatcacTTTGAAGCTAAACTGGTGGAGATTAAGGCGCCCTCTCTGCATCCTCCTCACATGGAGCGGATCAACGCATCGCTCACACCAATTGGAGCCAAGACGATGGCAAGGCCGCCGCCCCCGATCAGCAAGTCGATAGGGAAAAAGAAACGCGACGCCATGGAAATGGACGCCAAATTGAACACATCGAGCGGAGCATTGGCGTCAGCTGCCAACTCGTTTTTCCAGCAGAGCTCCATGTCCTCGATGTACGGTGACGATGATATCAACGATGTGGCCGCCATGGGTGGTGTTAATTTGGCGGAGGAGTCGCAGCGGATTCTTGGCTGCACGGAAAACATCGGCACCCAGATTCGTTCCTGCAAAGACGAGGTATTTCTCAATCTGCCCTCCCTGCAAGCCAGAATACGGGCAATTACTTCGGAGGCGGGACTGGATGAGCCGTCGCAGGATGTGGCCGTTCTGATATCGCACGCCTGTCAGGAGCGACTGAAGAACATCGTTGAGAAGTTGGCTGTGATAGCGGAGCACCGCATTGATGTCATCAAGGtatgttgaaatttcttttatttttcaagaaaagtattgattaattatttataacagTTGGATCCACGCTACGAGCCCGCCAAGGATGTGCGCGGCCAGATCAAGTTcctggaggagctggacaaGGCCGAGCAGAAACGACACGAGGAACTGGAGCGTGAGATGCTGCTGCGGGCAGCCAAGTCACGCTCGAGGGTAGAGGATCCCGAGCAGGCCAAGATGAAGGCGAGGGTGTGTTCGCAATCGCCTCTTCCTGTAGCCGTTTACTCAAGACCTTCTCTTATTGTTTAGGCCAAGGAGATGCAACGCGCCGAAATGGAGGAATTGCGTCAACGAGATGCCAATCTGACGGCGCTGCAGGCGATTGGACCTCGAAAAAAACTCAAGCTGGATGGCGAAGCAGTCAGTTCGGGAGCGGTATGTATTGTTTAATCATTCTTAAAGATAGTGTCCTTAAATGTAGGCTAGTTGACTCCCAGAACGGTTATTAATTAAGCTGTGTTATTCCAAAAAGGGTTCAAGTGGCGGCGGAGTGCTAAGCAGCTCGGGATCTGCGCCGACGACGTTACGGCCTCGTATAAAACGTGTGAACCTGCGCGACATGCTCTTTTACATGGAGCAAGAGCGCGAGTTCTGTCGCAGTTCCATGCTGTTCAAGACATACCTCAAGTGATCGCTGCTGTTGCCCCTCAATCGCACCGTCTTCTCCTCGCCGATCCTCCTACTCCGTGGActgtcgtcgttgttgtgTATTCAGCTTTACGATTTCATCCATTTGCAATATAATTTAGCCTCAAATTTAACTGCGTCGCGTCTCCCCTGTTGTTTCTTTTTAGTTAGGCGGCTctatttaatttctatttttacttttacttacATAAATTCCTAAATTCTAATCGTATTTGATTTTAAGCCTAATTTAAAGCTCGTTTATTTTCCCAATAAATTGTCTGTAAAACTTAAACCAAACcaatccaaaaacaaaacataaccAGAGTAACGTAAACTAAACGAagagaataaaataatagagaggaaagtaaaagaaaagagaACGCGCAGTCAGCGGGCGTttgatttgtaatttgtaacatAATAATGTTTGCATCAACTGCATTGACGGCCTTATCTAAACGatataaacataattattaatatttaaatttttagcTTAGTTTGTTAAACGAAAACGAAGCATAAATCCTAGATATTAAGTAAAAAGAAAGCGCGCGCGCGAAGAGAAATCGAAACCGAATTACAgataaatggtttttaaaaccagaaaaccgaaacaagttcagcaacagcaaaacagAAGAACACATCAAAAACAGAACcgcaaaaaatatcaatttaaacATACATTGAATTAGTTCTAGTtgtttaaaaaagtaaaagatgtaatttttaattacctATATTGTATAAACGGAAATCAATCGTTAGGCAAGACCACTACAAACCCAACAAATTGTAAATACATGCTAGGCTACGATTTTTCAAATAGATAACTAGGTAAAAACGCAAACGTAATTAACAAATTATCGATGGCTAGGAACGATGCGAACGCAGACACCTTGGCACACCgagataaaatatgtttttaagaGTGACGCTCGTTCATCCATCAAGAAACACGGTTCTTTAGGCTTCATAGATCCGTAACTCCCCTAATCCAATCTGGACTACACACAAAATAGACAAATTTTATACAATTAGCCCGATAAATCTTGTAAAATAAAGtcccataaaaaatataacaaataaattgacaACAATTAATGTATTTCAGTAAAACTAAGCAAAAAATTGAACCATTCTAAAAAAATTCTTTGTGtgtataaattaatatgataaacaaaaagcagacGCAACCATAAACAGCGCATAGTTTGGTAAGCATAtaactgaatatatatacatatatatatatatgtatattattattattatgttttaacattaagcaaaaaataaatgaaaaaatacagaaaactTCAACTGAGCACTGAGAATTATTAGTTGGGAAAACGcagaatttatttaagtgcGCAGTGTTTTCTTATGcaagttattattttatgtcgTATGGAATGTGTAACGGTATCTCAGTTAATTAGCTAGTTAAATCATTACAATTTATGTAgttgaattaattaattttattgatatttttatattcatttattatgtTAATTAATCTTACTGAAATTTGGTGTAGCCCCCATAGAATGAAAATCtaacacaaaataaacagaacCAAATTCAAGTTTGGATTCAACCAGAAACCCATAAAAAATTGGCaattttcttaatatttttgtacGATTTCTTTTCGTAATtactttaaaattgaaatcgtGAAACTCAAGTTGGCAATACATCAAACAGATTTATATACTGAAGCTTACGATTTTGATTTTAGTATTCCATACAATAGTAGATCGAATTAATTCAGTGACTGTTGTTCAATTATTCACATCAGAGGTTGTTATCAGCTTTTCACTTTAAGTTTAGGCGCCAACATTTTTGAGGCACTTGGTAACTCTGTAACATCAAAATGGTGTGACCGGACTTAGAGAAAGATTATTTCAGATAAAACACTAGTGCAAAGAATAATGGAGAGGACTAAATGAAAAgacaatataaacaaacggAAACATAAATTTGTGGAGTGATTTAATGTATGTAAAACACGTACCTAATACAATAATTTTT
This genomic interval from Drosophila teissieri strain GT53w chromosome 3L, Prin_Dtei_1.1, whole genome shotgun sequence contains the following:
- the LOC122615505 gene encoding zinc finger RNA-binding protein isoform X2 yields the protein MANNNYAGFNYGGTQYNTGQVSYPAVTNATYANAAAYQNAAVAAGQGGYGGAAGAGAGAPSGPGAGGYGGYADYRSAMQSYDASKTFYQQSSASYNASGSTASVSKTHYSAPPVKNQVKGKMDKSNGGPKPPSSAPPAGNNYSGYDTALYNAASMYVAQQHQGNPNQKPNGGANNWYQRKMGPTIPGAPAIRGMRPKAPPRPQQLHYCEVCKISCAGPQTYREHLEGQKHKKREASLKMSASATSTTQNRGNNYHCELCDVTCTGTDAYAAHVRGAKHQKVVKLHQKLGKPIPSEEPKKMGKINFVPAAVGAGGAAGAAVVKTEGGANESDAAGDLDDNLDDSLGENTDNIKPVGGEYIEEVKDEEGKILSFNCKLCDCKFNDPNAKEMHMKGRRHRLQYKRKVQPDLVVDFKPTPRQRRLAEARANRAMMSSHRGGDDHDGGYWEEQRNRQYNEEYDYNNWMSRSFGGAQRFGRMGNGPPPHFGMMPGGNVRRPESTDDRHAIARHAEIYPKEEELQTIQRIVSHTERALKLVSDALAEQPSDAGAANKKDKADKPSEKDGRDNQIFSFHKDADNGGNVVRILKGVMRVGYLAKGLLLHGDNAVELVVLCAEKPTSGLLQRVANVLPDKLKEVAGK